Sequence from the Candidatus Glassbacteria bacterium genome:
GCCGAATACGGTCATGTACTGGTCCTGGTAACCGCACTGGATATCCATGTAGTTGAGTTCGATATAGCGGATTGTCTCGGCCATTTCGTACGGGGTCATCTCCCGGCCCACGAACCGGCAAATCGCGCCGAACACCGCAGCCAGCATCGCTGTTGAGCCGGCCAGCCCGCTGCGGAACGGGATATCGCTCGTGCCCTCGAGGCGGAACTTGCGCTCGGCGATCCTCAGGTAGCGCACCACGCTGCGGGCGATATCGAACACGCCGCCGTCGAGGCGAAGATCCGCTTCGCTTTCGATCGTGCTTTCCTCGCCCCCGAACGACAGCTCGATCCGGTCGCACTCGCTGATGCGCGCTCTGGCCCGTTCGCCCAGGGTACAGGAGATCAGGCTGCCCCCGTAACCGTCGGTGGGATTGCCGATCACGCCGGCGCGAGCCGGCGCCGAGGCCTCGATCATAACTTCCTCGTCAGGTAGTGGCGCAGGGTGTGGCCGTACTTCTCGTCAGCCAGGGCGAAATCGACAAACGCCTTGAAATAACTCTCGTAGTTGCCGATATCGTAGCGGCTCTCTTTCTCGTTCAGCGGCACGGCGTAAACCGGCAGACCCTGGCGCAGCAGCAGCCCGATTGAGTCGGTCAGCTGCAGTTCTCCTCCCTTGTCCGGCATGGTCCTGTCGATGGCATCAAAAATGGCCGGGCTGAACACATAGCGCGCGGCGATTGCCAGGTCGCTGGGAGCCTCCTCCACATTCGGCTTTTCCACCACCGATTTGATCGGAAACACGCCGGGGCTGTGCTCGTCGCCCACTTCCACGATCCCGTAGCGGAAAGCTTCCTCGGGCGGCACCTTTTCGACCGCTATCGTGCAGGCGGCGTCGTTTTTGGCATGCGCTTCGAGCATCCGGTTGATCAGCGCCCCGGCACGGCTGCCGCTGACAATCGAGTCTCCCAGGGCGACCACGAACGAGTCCTGGTCAACCAGACCCCGCGCCAGCCCGATTGCATCGGCAAGGCCGCGCTGCACGCTCTGGCGCACGTAATAGAAGCTGACATTCAGTTCCTGGTACTTCATCTCCTCGATCAGGTTCTTGCGTCCGCTCTTGTGCAGGTGCTCCAGCAGTTCCACGTCTTTGTCAAAATGGTCCTCGATCGAGCGTTTCTTGCTGCCGGTGACAAACAGCAGCTGGTCCAGCCCGGCGGCTTCCAGTTCCTCCACAACGTACTGCACGACCGGTTTCCGGCCCACGGGCAGCATCTCCTTGGGCTGGCTCTTGGTCGCCGGCAGCAGCCTGGTGCCGTGGCCGGCAACCGGGATTACCGCTTTCTTGATACTCATTGGTACGCCTCCGCTTAAGGGGAGTGATCTGTCGTGCGGTTGTTCTCGATTTTTCGATTTCCGGGTGTGGGCTTAGATCGGCGATCTAACCATCTCGGGTACCTGCAAACTTAGACAGGGGGCGGAAAAAATGTCAACGTTTTTAGCCGCCCGCCTCCTTTCGCTGTCGCTTGTAGAGGGTACGGATTTCAAGGAGAAGACTGTCGTAGAGACCGGCCTTGAAATCGGGGAACGTCCACTCGAACACCGACCAGCCGCCCTTGCGGTAGTAGAGGGTCAGGTCGGCCCAGACACCCTGGTCCAGATATATTTTCTGTCCGCCGAACTTGAACGAGGCCAGCACCACTTTCTGGTAGTCCAGCAGACCCGGATCGATATTGACCGTCCGTCCGCCATCCGCACCCGCCAGTTCCCGCTCGATCCGATCCGCGGCCAGCTTGACATCCACCAGCCTTCCGGGTTCCACCAGCTCGCGGTAGGAGATAAAGATCCGCTCCAGCGGCCCGCCCATCTCGTCGCGGTAGAAATCCGTATGGTCGAACGGTACGCTTTGAGATACGAAATCCTCCTCGCCGTGGATTTCACGCAACCGCTGACGGGCCTTGTCGAGCTGCGCTTTGTCGCTGTAAAGGACAGCCATGAACAGTTTGACAGGCTCGACCAGGTGCTTGGCCGGCGGATTGGTTTTCATCTGCGGCCTCCGGCCGGTTTTTCTTTCGCCCGTTCGCTGAGTTCCCTGGCCCGCTCCACCAGCTCGGCGTCGATCCCGAACATCTCCTGCACGCTCGCGCCCAGCCGGTTGCGGATATTCTCGTTGTGCCTGCCGAGTCCCGTGGTGTGGCGGACGCTGTGTTTGTGGACGTAGATATGCGCCTCGCCGGTGGAGCGGCTGAGCACGAGCTGATGGTTCATCGCGGCGCTGAACGAGCGCTCCCAGTGGTATTCGAACACCGGGCCGTCCACCGCGTGCTCGCGGATACGGTAGCGCCAGCGCTTATCGCCGCCGGCGGGAGATTCCGTGTACAGGCTGTAGGAGAGCGGTTCCCCGGCCTCGGCCTCGACAGTGTAGCGGTAGACCCGTCCGGCCAGGGACTTGTGTCCGGAAACCGGCAGCTCCAGCGGCTCGGGAAGCAGGTAGCCGGCGTCGCAGAGAAATTTCCCTCCGCCGAGCCGCACGATCACGGCGCAGTGGATATTCGGCCCGTGGCTCATGTCGCCCAGCGCCCGCCAGCAGTCGAACCCGCAGTGACGAAGCAGGGTGTAGAGGCAGTGGGTCAGCGAAAAACAGGTGCCGCCGAGCCTTGAGCTGAGATAACCTTCCAGCACCTCCGCGGGTGAGCGGAACGAGGGCTTCACAGTTGACGGCTCCCCGATACCCCGGCTGCGGATTATTTTCGAGACATTCTCGTAGGGCAGGTGGGTAAACGCCCGGTAGAGTTGGTGAAGACTGTCCCTGCCCGGCTCGGGGAGAGAATTTATACCGAACTCGCCGAGAAAGGCTTTGGCGCTTCCGGCGAAAAGCTGTCGAGCGGTGCCGCTCAAACGGAATTCTATCCCTGTTGAGATTGACGCAGATTTCCTCCAGCAGTATGTTGACCGGAGCCTGAAAAAGCAATTTTGTTTTTAGAAGTTGTTTGATAACTGGATTTTATTTCAAACTTTCGCCTATTGGCAGGTAATCCCAAAAACACAACCCCCTGTTTCCCCCCTTAATGAAGGGGGACTAAAACCGTATAAGCCCAGCCACCGTACGAAAAAGCCTGAGACCGGACAGGATTCCCCTTACCAAAAGGGGGTGCCTGCGAAGCAGGCGGGGGTTGTCCCGTTTTAAGGTTATGAAACAGCTTCTGGTATCACGGGAATCAGGCGCCCGGAGACAGAAAAGGGAGGAAGGTGTGAGCGCGATCAAGAATGTCCTGTTCGATATCGGCAAAGTCCTCCTGTCATTCGAGCGAGAACAAACTATCAGTGAATTTGCCCGCTACAGCCTCTCGGTTGACGAGAAAGAATTCGGGATCGAGCACGTGTTTGTCGACAGCTACTGGGAACGGATGGAGACAGGCCATGTCAGCCCCGAACAGTATTACGAGAGGTTTTGCGAGGCTAGCGGCTGCGCAATCGGCTTACGCCATTTTGTCCTGATCTGGACAATGAACTTCACGCCGGTTGCGGAGATGATTGCCTACGGCCGCGCCCTGGCGGAAAAGTACAACATCTATTTTTTCTCCAACACCGACCCGATCCATATCCCTCCGCTCTATAACCGGTTCCCGTCGCTGCTGTTCTTTCGCGGGCAGGCGCTGTCGTGGGAGCTTGGAGTCCGCAAGCCGGACCCCGAGTTTTTCCGCCGCGGCCTGGCGAAATTCGATTTGGACCCCCGGGAATGCCTGTTTGTCGACGACCGTCAGGAGAACGCGGAAGCGGCCGCCCG
This genomic interval carries:
- a CDS encoding UTP--glucose-1-phosphate uridylyltransferase, with the protein product MSIKKAVIPVAGHGTRLLPATKSQPKEMLPVGRKPVVQYVVEELEAAGLDQLLFVTGSKKRSIEDHFDKDVELLEHLHKSGRKNLIEEMKYQELNVSFYYVRQSVQRGLADAIGLARGLVDQDSFVVALGDSIVSGSRAGALINRMLEAHAKNDAACTIAVEKVPPEEAFRYGIVEVGDEHSPGVFPIKSVVEKPNVEEAPSDLAIAARYVFSPAIFDAIDRTMPDKGGELQLTDSIGLLLRQGLPVYAVPLNEKESRYDIGNYESYFKAFVDFALADEKYGHTLRHYLTRKL
- a CDS encoding DUF4416 family protein; protein product: MKTNPPAKHLVEPVKLFMAVLYSDKAQLDKARQRLREIHGEEDFVSQSVPFDHTDFYRDEMGGPLERIFISYRELVEPGRLVDVKLAADRIERELAGADGGRTVNIDPGLLDYQKVVLASFKFGGQKIYLDQGVWADLTLYYRKGGWSVFEWTFPDFKAGLYDSLLLEIRTLYKRQRKEAGG
- a CDS encoding arylamine N-acetyltransferase, which gives rise to MSTGIEFRLSGTARQLFAGSAKAFLGEFGINSLPEPGRDSLHQLYRAFTHLPYENVSKIIRSRGIGEPSTVKPSFRSPAEVLEGYLSSRLGGTCFSLTHCLYTLLRHCGFDCWRALGDMSHGPNIHCAVIVRLGGGKFLCDAGYLLPEPLELPVSGHKSLAGRVYRYTVEAEAGEPLSYSLYTESPAGGDKRWRYRIREHAVDGPVFEYHWERSFSAAMNHQLVLSRSTGEAHIYVHKHSVRHTTGLGRHNENIRNRLGASVQEMFGIDAELVERARELSERAKEKPAGGRR
- a CDS encoding HAD family phosphatase; the protein is MKQLLVSRESGARRQKREEGVSAIKNVLFDIGKVLLSFEREQTISEFARYSLSVDEKEFGIEHVFVDSYWERMETGHVSPEQYYERFCEASGCAIGLRHFVLIWTMNFTPVAEMIAYGRALAEKYNIYFFSNTDPIHIPPLYNRFPSLLFFRGQALSWELGVRKPDPEFFRRGLAKFDLDPRECLFVDDRQENAEAAARLGIRSVVFSSPSQAIAEMDAVLAGS